The following are encoded together in the Cololabis saira isolate AMF1-May2022 chromosome 5, fColSai1.1, whole genome shotgun sequence genome:
- the LOC133443626 gene encoding snaclec 7-like: protein MEKMLFGLLFLSECLVLSTCLVRHYHFVGQNLTWTEAQKYCREKHTDLATMQNSEEQNQLRNTLSSAGSSSDVWIGLRHEVDWKWSDGFSGTGADYRDWMSGEPNFYDTPGVKKTVVKVKVKVDGSVDLKDPAVQEQLLKQLQDKLKEDGVDGVTLKWKKQKDGEVFHKEDEL, encoded by the exons ATGGAGAAGATGTTGTTCGGTCTCTTGTTTCTCTCAG AGTGCTTGGTCCTCTCCACCTGCCTCGTCCGTCACTACCACTTCGTTGGTCAGAACTTGACTTGGACCGAAGCTCAGAAATACTGCAGAGAGAAACACACGGACCTGGCCACCAtgcagaactctgaggaacagaaccaACTCAGGAACACACTTTCATCTGCTGGTTCCAGCTCTGACGTCTGGATCGGTCTGAGGCATGAAGTCGACTGGAAGTGGTCTGATGGGTTCAGCGGTACCGGGGCTGACTACAGGGACTGGATGAGTGGCGAACCAAACTTTTACGACA CACCAGGCGTGAAGAAGACGGTGGTGAAGGTGAAAGTGAAGGTGGACGGCTCTGTGGACCTGAAGGACCCGGCGGTGCAAGAACAACTCCTGAAACAG CTCCAGGACAAACTGAAGGAGGACGGAGTGGACGGAGTCACCCTGAAGTGGAAAAAGCAGAAGGATGGAGAAGTTTTCCACAAGGAGGACGAGTTGTGA